The following are encoded together in the Bradymonas sediminis genome:
- a CDS encoding IgGFc-binding protein, translated as MLNIWARRPAISLGYSLALCLMLALVGCSDDDEAKDGAAACAQGMEINPLTGQCRYIGREGPGTTDAGVTPGAPDTREQGDTTPSTDGGSTEPDATPGGQCVAGQRRCNGGNAEICLAGQYELSETCGANSTCQNGSCVPDGAVCAPGVTRCVSATQYETCSADGGGYGGRVQCGGDEVCENGQCVSGCNSVIGEKSNIGCQYVSMRLNQANGIRAQGHSVVVSNPGNEVVTVNVTSPGVSNLNMPPQSINPQQSTILNFPVSPMIGEAGVSNQIYVINTSKPVIATQFAPLNNPGVGSETSDASLLLPTNALGNEHIVLNWPGPPSMGDIPFPMPGLGAADTYIDVVAIHDNTSIQVSGPVALSGGSAGSMAANSSQTFSASRHQVLHLSATSGGFGSSANTDLSGTVVTSNQPVAVFVGATLVNIPDAPVASSPATGCVSSGVSCSLNAECCSGICGNDLESGSLKCMDSLKAGDHIEQQLFPTESWGTSYVATPFYSRGVNDFAVYKVTAARNNTVIAIDPPVNGLSSITLNRGQVRQLHAPHAFELEASDAIMVAQFMIGGQTSTLEMGDPAFLLPPAVQQFRDDYVFLVPDQYAMNFVTLIAPTGVDIELDGATVAASTFTPVGGNSAWSYKLVESLAGGVHRASADQPFGVVVHGIDDYISYAFSGGIILPD; from the coding sequence ATGTTAAATATTTGGGCCCGTCGGCCGGCTATTTCGTTGGGATATTCGCTCGCTTTATGTCTTATGCTCGCCCTGGTGGGCTGCAGCGATGACGATGAGGCGAAGGATGGCGCGGCTGCGTGCGCACAGGGCATGGAGATAAACCCGTTGACCGGCCAATGTCGTTATATTGGGCGCGAAGGGCCAGGGACCACCGATGCCGGAGTTACGCCGGGTGCGCCGGATACGCGCGAACAGGGCGACACAACGCCCTCCACCGACGGCGGCTCCACTGAGCCTGATGCGACGCCCGGTGGGCAATGTGTGGCTGGTCAGCGTCGCTGTAATGGCGGCAATGCCGAGATTTGTTTGGCCGGGCAATATGAGCTGAGCGAAACTTGCGGCGCCAACTCGACCTGTCAAAACGGCAGTTGCGTGCCGGACGGCGCGGTGTGTGCCCCGGGCGTTACCCGCTGCGTCTCGGCGACTCAGTACGAGACCTGCTCGGCCGACGGCGGGGGCTACGGGGGACGGGTGCAATGCGGCGGCGATGAAGTGTGCGAGAACGGCCAATGTGTCTCGGGCTGCAATAGCGTGATTGGCGAGAAGTCCAATATCGGCTGCCAATACGTAAGCATGCGCCTGAATCAGGCCAATGGTATCCGCGCTCAGGGGCATTCTGTGGTGGTCTCGAACCCGGGCAACGAAGTGGTGACGGTGAACGTGACCAGCCCGGGCGTCAGCAATTTGAATATGCCGCCCCAGTCGATCAATCCGCAGCAGAGCACGATTCTTAACTTCCCTGTCTCGCCGATGATTGGCGAGGCCGGGGTGTCCAACCAGATCTACGTGATCAACACCAGCAAGCCAGTCATCGCCACGCAATTTGCGCCCCTGAATAACCCGGGCGTCGGTAGCGAAACCAGCGACGCCTCGCTCTTGCTGCCGACCAACGCGCTGGGCAACGAGCATATCGTACTGAACTGGCCAGGGCCGCCGAGCATGGGCGACATCCCATTCCCCATGCCGGGTCTCGGGGCCGCCGATACCTATATTGATGTGGTCGCGATCCATGACAATACGAGCATCCAGGTCTCCGGTCCGGTCGCCCTGTCGGGTGGCTCGGCGGGGTCGATGGCGGCCAATAGCTCGCAGACCTTCTCGGCCTCTCGCCATCAGGTGCTTCACCTGTCGGCCACGTCGGGGGGATTTGGCTCCAGCGCGAATACAGACCTCTCCGGGACGGTGGTCACCTCCAATCAACCGGTCGCGGTCTTCGTCGGTGCGACGTTGGTTAATATTCCCGATGCGCCGGTCGCTTCGAGCCCGGCGACGGGCTGTGTGTCATCCGGGGTGAGCTGCTCGCTTAACGCCGAGTGTTGCTCCGGCATCTGTGGCAACGACCTGGAGTCCGGCTCCCTCAAATGCATGGACAGCCTCAAAGCCGGCGACCATATCGAGCAGCAACTCTTCCCCACCGAAAGCTGGGGGACCTCCTATGTGGCGACGCCCTTCTATAGCCGCGGCGTCAATGACTTCGCGGTCTATAAGGTCACCGCGGCGCGCAATAATACCGTCATCGCGATCGACCCGCCGGTCAACGGCCTCTCGAGCATTACGTTGAACCGCGGTCAGGTGCGCCAGCTCCACGCGCCGCATGCGTTCGAGCTTGAGGCGAGCGACGCCATCATGGTGGCTCAGTTCATGATCGGCGGTCAGACCTCGACGCTTGAGATGGGCGACCCGGCCTTCTTGCTGCCGCCGGCGGTCCAGCAATTCCGCGATGATTATGTCTTTTTGGTCCCCGACCAATACGCCATGAACTTCGTGACGCTTATCGCGCCTACCGGCGTTGATATTGAGTTGGATGGCGCGACCGTCGCGGCCTCGACCTTCACGCCAGTGGGCGGCAATAGCGCTTGGTCCTATAAGCTGGTTGAGTCGCTCGCCGGTGGCGTCCATCGCGCCAGCGCCGACCAACCGTTTGGCGTCGTGGTTCACGGGATTGATGATTATATCAGCTACGCGTTTTCGGGCGGGATTATCCTGCCGGATTGA
- a CDS encoding ubiquinol-cytochrome c reductase iron-sulfur subunit: MSANELTRRAFMKAACLGAIGSALVGCAGVPRYLLQPEAAAETVSVPISAFGDDEHLVLVPPNGRKTFLITREGDEYIAVELSCTHRGCGLQVRSDELHCPCHGSRFTPRGEVLQGPAQVPLKMINVTRQGDMLLLGKNDVLSIG, translated from the coding sequence ATGAGTGCCAATGAGCTGACACGTCGAGCCTTCATGAAGGCCGCATGCCTTGGCGCCATCGGCAGCGCGCTTGTCGGGTGCGCCGGGGTGCCGCGCTATCTTTTGCAGCCCGAGGCTGCGGCAGAAACGGTCTCGGTGCCCATCTCGGCGTTCGGCGACGATGAGCATCTGGTGCTGGTGCCGCCAAATGGCCGAAAGACCTTTTTAATCACGCGCGAGGGCGATGAATATATCGCCGTCGAGCTGAGCTGCACCCACCGGGGGTGCGGGCTTCAGGTGCGCAGCGACGAGCTGCATTGCCCCTGCCACGGCAGCCGCTTTACGCCGCGCGGCGAGGTCCTTCAGGGCCCCGCCCAGGTGCCTCTAAAAATGATCAACGTCACTCGCCAGGGTGATATGCTCTTACTTGGGAAAAACGATGTTCTCTCGATTGGCTGA
- a CDS encoding di-heme oxidoredictase family protein, producing MSWKWKLPASLAIGAAIVASGCDFFVPGEPDEAHLFDVPMEGLTTAQMRMFAAGDEEFEHQFSFSEGLGPIFNARSCNSCHPGEGPGHPEFSFVRFGRVDANGIFDAMLNEGGPQLQDRAIPGYEPEVLPSGDDIVWTRMVAPSVTGLGLLEAVDDATLIALADPDDEDGDGISGRINWIPADPQLDAIAAQANGARIQQHDGYYIGRFGLKASAISLLDQTVSAYHQDMGITSDYATLDPINYQVGDGTADLVPDPELSSGTLMAVNHYLRVLRPPARRNADDPEVLKGEAIFEEINCTACHVPTLKTGKSTIEPLSAVEFHAYTDLLMHDMGPELDDGYIEGTADSNEWRTAPLWGFGIAKDFQGGRPFYLHDGRASTLEEALEFHGGEAAASREKFRALSKTELRQLRAFMESL from the coding sequence ATGAGTTGGAAGTGGAAGTTGCCGGCAAGTCTGGCGATCGGCGCAGCGATCGTCGCGTCGGGATGTGACTTTTTTGTGCCTGGTGAGCCGGATGAGGCTCATCTATTCGACGTGCCGATGGAGGGGTTGACCACCGCGCAAATGCGCATGTTCGCCGCCGGGGACGAGGAGTTTGAGCATCAGTTCAGCTTCAGCGAGGGGCTCGGTCCGATCTTCAACGCCCGCTCGTGTAACTCCTGTCACCCCGGCGAGGGGCCGGGGCACCCGGAGTTCAGCTTCGTGCGCTTCGGACGGGTAGACGCCAATGGCATCTTCGACGCGATGCTCAACGAAGGTGGGCCGCAACTGCAGGACCGCGCCATCCCGGGCTACGAGCCCGAAGTGCTGCCGAGCGGTGATGATATCGTGTGGACGCGGATGGTCGCGCCCTCGGTGACCGGGCTGGGACTCCTAGAGGCGGTCGATGATGCCACGCTCATTGCCCTGGCGGACCCCGACGACGAAGACGGCGACGGCATCTCCGGGCGCATCAATTGGATCCCGGCCGACCCGCAGCTCGACGCGATCGCCGCGCAGGCCAATGGCGCCCGCATTCAACAACACGACGGCTATTATATCGGGAGATTTGGGCTGAAAGCTTCGGCGATTTCCCTGCTCGATCAGACCGTGTCGGCGTACCACCAGGATATGGGAATCACGTCGGATTACGCGACGCTCGACCCGATCAATTATCAGGTCGGCGATGGGACAGCCGACCTGGTGCCCGACCCGGAGCTTTCTTCCGGGACGTTGATGGCAGTGAATCATTATCTGCGCGTGTTGCGCCCGCCAGCGCGCCGAAACGCCGACGACCCGGAGGTCCTCAAGGGCGAGGCGATCTTCGAGGAGATCAATTGCACGGCCTGTCACGTGCCGACGCTGAAGACTGGAAAGTCGACCATTGAGCCGCTCTCCGCAGTTGAGTTCCACGCCTATACCGACCTGTTAATGCACGATATGGGGCCTGAATTAGACGACGGCTATATCGAAGGGACCGCCGATAGCAATGAGTGGCGCACCGCGCCGTTGTGGGGATTCGGAATCGCCAAAGACTTCCAGGGCGGCCGGCCGTTCTATTTGCACGACGGCCGCGCGAGCACGCTTGAGGAAGCCCTCGAATTTCACGGGGGCGAGGCCGCGGCGAGTCGCGAGAAATTCCGGGCTCTGAGCAAGACCGAGCTGCGTCAACTTCGCGCGTTTATGGAGTCTTTATGA
- a CDS encoding MalY/PatB family protein → MTIEFDFDAPGNRAGTGCEKYDGRLAKFGRADVIPLWVADMDFAAPPSAREALMARAKHPIYGYATAPESLIEAFCGWYQRRHHWGIDPAHLLWSPGTVPIIAAAILGLTEPGDKIIVPAPVYPPFFGSVEQNGRVLIVSPLRRVEEIYHLDFEQIEAAAAGGAKMLLLCSPHNPIGRVWRAEELDRLVEIALRYDMVLVSDEVHADLVYPGQRHIPLALGAPAELRLVTALSQAKTFNMPGMGMSAAVVSNAADREAMRAVFGRLHLHPFNPLTMAAFEAAYRHADAWLDALMGYLDGNRRWLFAALSDLDGLHPLMPEATFLMWLDCRAMGKDDAELERFFVEQAGLGLTAGHPFGVGGSRHMRLNFGTQRRVLEQAVLLVGEALMEEY, encoded by the coding sequence ATGACGATTGAGTTCGACTTCGACGCGCCCGGCAATCGGGCCGGCACGGGCTGCGAAAAATACGACGGCCGCCTGGCCAAATTCGGCCGGGCCGACGTTATCCCCTTATGGGTCGCCGATATGGACTTCGCCGCGCCCCCCAGCGCGCGCGAAGCCCTGATGGCCCGCGCAAAGCATCCCATCTACGGCTACGCGACGGCGCCCGAGAGTCTTATCGAGGCGTTTTGTGGGTGGTATCAGCGGCGCCATCATTGGGGCATCGACCCGGCGCATCTGCTGTGGTCGCCGGGTACTGTTCCCATCATCGCCGCGGCGATCCTGGGGCTGACCGAGCCGGGCGATAAGATCATCGTGCCGGCGCCGGTGTACCCGCCGTTTTTCGGGAGCGTGGAGCAAAACGGGCGAGTGCTTATCGTGAGCCCGCTGCGGCGCGTCGAAGAAATTTATCATCTGGACTTTGAGCAGATCGAGGCGGCGGCTGCGGGCGGCGCGAAGATGCTGCTGTTATGCAGCCCGCATAACCCGATCGGGCGAGTCTGGCGCGCCGAGGAACTCGACCGGCTGGTCGAGATCGCGCTTCGTTATGACATGGTTTTGGTGAGCGACGAGGTTCACGCAGACCTCGTCTATCCGGGGCAGCGCCATATTCCGCTGGCGCTGGGCGCCCCGGCCGAGCTGCGTCTGGTGACGGCGCTCTCACAGGCGAAGACCTTCAATATGCCCGGCATGGGCATGAGCGCGGCGGTGGTCTCAAACGCCGCGGATCGAGAGGCGATGCGCGCGGTCTTCGGGCGGCTGCACCTGCATCCCTTCAACCCGTTGACGATGGCCGCGTTTGAGGCCGCGTATCGCCACGCCGACGCCTGGCTCGACGCGCTGATGGGCTATCTCGACGGCAATCGCCGCTGGCTCTTCGCGGCCCTATCAGACCTCGATGGCCTCCACCCACTGATGCCGGAGGCGACCTTTTTGATGTGGCTCGACTGCCGTGCGATGGGCAAAGATGACGCCGAATTAGAGCGGTTTTTTGTCGAGCAGGCCGGGCTTGGTTTGACCGCCGGGCACCCGTTTGGCGTGGGCGGGAGTCGGCATATGCGTCTTAATTTTGGGACCCAGCGCCGCGTTTTGGAGCAGGCGGTCTTACTGGTTGGCGAGGCGCTCATGGAGGAGTATTAA